In Luteitalea sp. TBR-22, one genomic interval encodes:
- a CDS encoding GDSL-type esterase/lipase family protein: MRRLLAAASAALTLAACGGGSSSPSTPTQPTTPTAAPLALTCPAPVALRTTTGQPVPLTYVTPQATGGTAPVSVACTPASGVAVPVGSSTVSCTATDARAQTTSCNFGVTVAIAPTLSVERFLSLGDSFTFGTTSRLERVLQGDTYVQKLEFLLRERYPDQSFTLTNAGVPGQFMDQIEDRYPAALRQSNAQVLILQGGANDLNTEGARSITDVITRLERITRDAQGRRVSVILATLTPQRPNSSKGTTPPADIRNINGRILDLCRRYQTGCADLYAAFGGEQSPLIGTDGLHPTPAGYDLIAETYFEVIRRLFERTAG, encoded by the coding sequence CGCCGACGGCCGCGCCGCTGGCATTGACGTGCCCGGCGCCGGTCGCGCTGCGCACGACCACCGGGCAGCCGGTGCCGTTGACGTACGTCACGCCGCAGGCCACCGGTGGCACTGCTCCCGTGAGCGTCGCGTGCACGCCGGCCTCGGGCGTCGCCGTGCCTGTCGGTTCCTCGACCGTGAGTTGCACGGCCACTGACGCGCGCGCGCAGACCACCTCCTGCAACTTCGGCGTCACGGTGGCGATCGCGCCGACGCTCTCGGTGGAGCGGTTCCTCTCGCTCGGCGACAGCTTCACGTTCGGCACCACGTCGCGCCTCGAGCGCGTGCTGCAGGGCGACACGTACGTCCAGAAGCTGGAGTTCCTGCTGCGCGAGCGCTACCCGGACCAGTCGTTCACGCTCACCAACGCCGGCGTGCCCGGGCAGTTCATGGACCAGATCGAGGACCGCTACCCGGCGGCGCTGCGGCAGAGCAACGCGCAGGTGCTGATCCTGCAGGGCGGCGCCAATGACCTGAACACAGAGGGCGCCCGCTCGATCACCGACGTGATCACGCGCCTCGAGCGCATCACGCGCGACGCGCAGGGCCGTCGCGTGTCGGTGATCCTGGCCACGCTCACGCCGCAGCGGCCGAACTCGTCGAAAGGCACGACGCCGCCCGCCGACATCCGGAACATCAACGGCCGCATCCTCGACCTGTGTCGTCGCTACCAGACCGGCTGCGCCGACCTGTACGCTGCGTTTGGCGGCGAGCAGTCGCCGCTCATCGGCACTGATGGCCTGCACCCGACCCCGGCCGGCTACGACCTCATCGCCGAGACGTACTTCGAGGTCATCCGACGGCTCTTCGAGCGAACCGCCGGTTGA
- a CDS encoding glutaminyl-peptide cyclotransferase: MSLPSRLAVALLGASSLVVACGASSSTPAPEASTQARPAAVATAAPAVESYGYEIIKSHPHDPASFTQGLTIADGQLYEGTGLHGQSSLKRVDLQTGAALQRIELDSKYFGEGIAVVGDRIVQLTYQTGVGFVYDRKTFAKLKEFTYSGEGWGLTYDGQRLIMSDGSDTLRFWNPETQEEIGRLRVRDGDRAIERINELEYVDGALYANIWQEDRIARIDPKTGVVTAWIDMSNLLTATERSRGVDVLNGIAHDPKTGNFLITGKLWPWVFEVKFVRRG, encoded by the coding sequence ATGTCCCTCCCGTCCCGCCTCGCCGTCGCCCTGCTCGGGGCCTCGTCGCTCGTCGTCGCCTGCGGCGCATCCTCGTCCACGCCCGCACCCGAAGCGTCGACGCAGGCCCGACCTGCAGCCGTCGCCACGGCAGCACCGGCGGTCGAGTCCTACGGCTACGAGATCATCAAGAGCCACCCGCACGACCCGGCGTCGTTCACGCAGGGCCTGACCATCGCCGACGGGCAGCTCTACGAGGGCACGGGCCTGCACGGGCAGTCGTCGCTCAAGCGCGTCGACCTGCAGACCGGCGCGGCATTGCAGCGAATCGAGCTCGACAGCAAGTACTTCGGCGAGGGCATCGCGGTGGTCGGCGACCGCATCGTGCAGCTCACCTACCAGACCGGCGTCGGCTTCGTGTACGACCGCAAGACCTTCGCGAAGCTGAAGGAGTTCACCTACAGCGGCGAGGGCTGGGGGCTCACCTACGACGGGCAGCGGCTCATCATGAGCGACGGATCCGACACGCTGCGCTTCTGGAACCCGGAGACGCAAGAGGAGATAGGCCGGCTGCGCGTCCGGGACGGCGATCGCGCCATCGAGCGCATCAACGAGCTCGAGTACGTCGACGGCGCGCTCTACGCCAACATCTGGCAGGAAGACCGGATCGCGCGCATCGACCCGAAGACGGGCGTGGTGACGGCCTGGATCGACATGTCGAACCTGCTCACCGCCACCGAGCGCTCACGCGGCGTGGACGTGCTCAACGGCATCGCTCACGATCCGAAGACCGGCAACTTCCTCATCACCGGCAAGCTGTGGCCGTGGGTCTTCGAGGTGAAGTTCGTCAGGCGGGGCTGA
- a CDS encoding VOC family protein, translating to MPGPLTAAAIGQIALTVADIPAAVAFYRDVLGLTLLFEAPPNLAFLRAGDIRLMLTLPEDGPGPPGTASVLYFKVSGIVETEAALRQNGASFEKGAHCIAVMPDHELWMAFFRDPSGNLLGLMEEKRPST from the coding sequence ATGCCCGGACCACTGACTGCTGCCGCCATCGGCCAGATCGCACTGACCGTGGCCGACATCCCCGCCGCCGTCGCGTTCTACCGCGACGTCCTCGGCCTGACGCTGCTCTTCGAGGCGCCGCCGAACCTCGCCTTCCTCCGGGCTGGCGACATCCGGTTGATGCTGACGCTGCCCGAGGACGGCCCCGGCCCGCCGGGAACGGCGTCGGTGCTCTATTTCAAGGTGAGCGGCATCGTGGAGACCGAGGCCGCCTTGCGCCAGAACGGCGCGAGCTTCGAGAAGGGTGCGCACTGCATCGCGGTCATGCCCGACCACGAGCTCTGGATGGCGTTCTTCCGCGATCCTTCGGGCAACCTGCTCGGATTGATGGAGGAGAAGCGCCCGTCGACGTAG
- a CDS encoding ATP-binding cassette domain-containing protein, translated as MPLLEVEGLGKRYEQRALWRPARVTDAVRDVSFAIDPGETFGLVGESGSGKTTTGRCVLRLIEPTSGHVRFRGEDVLALDRKRLRALRRQMQMVFQDPYASLNPRHRVSTILEEPLDIHQVGTPTWRRARAIELLELVGLDRDAITRYPHEFSGGQRQRIGIARALALEPSLIVADEPVSALDVSVQAQIVNLLAQLQQQLSLTYLFISHDLRLVRHICTRVAVMYRGRIVELAPVAALFDSPRHPYTRALLSAVPVPDPDVPPQRIAFDPASVDLDAPLTEVAPGHYSR; from the coding sequence ATGCCGCTGCTCGAGGTCGAGGGACTCGGCAAGCGCTACGAGCAGCGCGCCCTGTGGCGCCCGGCGCGCGTGACCGACGCCGTGCGCGACGTGAGCTTCGCCATCGACCCCGGAGAGACGTTCGGGCTGGTCGGCGAGTCGGGCTCCGGCAAGACGACCACGGGCCGGTGCGTGCTGCGGTTGATCGAGCCGACGTCAGGGCACGTGCGGTTCCGGGGCGAGGACGTGCTGGCGCTCGACCGGAAGCGACTGCGCGCATTGCGACGGCAGATGCAGATGGTCTTCCAGGACCCGTATGCGTCGCTGAACCCGCGGCATCGCGTGTCGACGATCCTCGAGGAGCCGCTCGACATCCACCAGGTGGGCACGCCGACGTGGCGCAGGGCCCGCGCCATCGAGCTGCTGGAACTCGTGGGCCTCGACCGCGACGCCATCACGCGGTATCCCCACGAGTTCAGCGGCGGCCAGCGTCAACGGATCGGCATCGCCCGGGCGCTCGCGCTCGAGCCGTCGCTGATCGTCGCCGACGAGCCGGTGTCGGCGCTCGACGTCTCCGTGCAGGCGCAGATCGTCAACCTGCTGGCGCAGCTGCAGCAGCAGTTGTCGCTGACGTATCTGTTCATCTCGCACGACCTTCGCCTCGTGCGCCACATCTGCACGCGGGTGGCCGTGATGTACCGGGGACGCATCGTCGAGCTGGCTCCCGTCGCGGCGCTGTTCGATTCGCCGCGCCATCCCTACACGCGCGCCCTCCTGTCGGCCGTGCCCGTGCCCGACCCCGACGTGCCGCCGCAGCGCATCGCCTTCGATCCGGCGAGCGTGGATCTCGACGCCCCACTGACGGAAGTGGCGCCGGGACATTACTCGCGCTGA
- a CDS encoding ABC transporter ATP-binding protein, producing MPLLSVRHLSTGFPHGDRWLPAVQDVSFEIAAGETLALVGESGSGKSLTAFSLLRLVPPPGRIIAGEIRLDGQDLMALPEAEMEKVRGARISLIFQEPMSALNPVLTIGSQLVEAMTVHGRGGTDPKTAALDLLATVRMDDPARRFGEYPHQLSGGLRQRALIALALCCRPALLVADEPTTALDVTIQAEILNLLRQLKHEFGLSLLLITHDLGVVAHTADRVAVMYAGRIVEVGPVRALFKNPAHPYTQALLRAMPGSTHSARRLEPIEGQVPALDRQPPGCAFAPRCAWRHDACDAAPPDMYPVDETHASRCVLVREAAELARE from the coding sequence ATGCCGCTGCTCTCCGTCCGTCACCTCTCGACAGGATTCCCCCACGGGGACCGGTGGCTCCCGGCCGTCCAGGACGTGAGCTTCGAGATCGCCGCAGGGGAGACGCTGGCGCTGGTCGGCGAGTCGGGCAGCGGCAAGTCGCTGACCGCCTTCTCCCTGCTGCGGCTGGTGCCGCCTCCCGGGCGCATCATCGCCGGCGAGATTCGCCTCGACGGCCAGGACCTCATGGCCCTTCCGGAAGCGGAGATGGAGAAGGTGCGCGGCGCCCGCATCTCGCTGATCTTCCAGGAGCCGATGAGCGCCCTCAACCCGGTGCTGACCATCGGCAGCCAGCTCGTCGAGGCGATGACCGTGCACGGGCGCGGCGGCACCGACCCGAAGACCGCGGCCCTGGACCTGCTCGCCACCGTCCGCATGGACGACCCGGCGCGCCGTTTCGGGGAGTATCCGCACCAGTTGTCCGGCGGGCTGCGGCAACGGGCCCTGATCGCCCTGGCCCTCTGCTGCCGCCCGGCGCTGCTGGTGGCCGACGAGCCCACCACCGCGCTCGACGTGACCATCCAGGCCGAGATCCTCAACCTGCTCCGCCAGTTGAAGCACGAGTTCGGCCTGTCCCTCCTGCTCATCACCCACGACCTCGGCGTCGTCGCGCACACGGCCGACCGGGTCGCGGTCATGTACGCCGGCCGGATCGTCGAGGTCGGCCCGGTGCGGGCCCTGTTCAAGAACCCCGCCCACCCGTACACGCAGGCGCTCCTGCGGGCGATGCCCGGGTCGACGCACAGCGCGCGGCGACTCGAGCCGATCGAGGGGCAGGTGCCGGCGCTCGACAGGCAGCCGCCGGGATGCGCCTTCGCGCCGCGGTGCGCCTGGCGCCACGACGCCTGCGACGCCGCGCCGCCCGACATGTACCCGGTCGACGAGACCCATGCGTCGCGGTGCGTGCTGGTGCGCGAGGCCGCCGAGCTCGCCCGAGAGTGA
- the gpmI gene encoding 2,3-bisphosphoglycerate-independent phosphoglycerate mutase, producing MSSKRAPVALIILDGWGLREEADQNAVKLAEPPVFTKLWATYPHATLQASGEAVGLPAGQMGNSEVGHTNLGAGRTVYQDLTRIDKAISDGTFAQTPALRAAIQAAIDKGTAVHLLGLLSDGGVHSHQQHLHALLHLARDMGAPKVFVHVITDGRDTSPQGGRGYVRELEAVCAQTGARIASVSGRYYAMDRDKRWERVKLAYDAIVTGTAPQGSTAGGVIAEAYDKGTTDEFILPATLVDDRRQPIGPMADGDSVIFFNFRADRARQIIRALLADDFDGFPTGSRPKVQLTTFTEYDATYPYPIAFPPQAATQYFGEVLQAHGLTNMRLAETEKYPHVTYFFNGGVETPFAGEDRVLLPSPKVATYDLQPEMSASGVADAFVDSVSNRKHDVIICNFANPDMVGHTGRLDAAIAAIKAVDACLGRCIDALLAVGGTAIVTADHGNAEQMWDYELNAPHTAHTTNLVPVILVGPDTAGKTIHDGALTDVSPTLLHLLGLPQPAEMTGKSLID from the coding sequence ATGTCGAGCAAGCGCGCCCCCGTGGCGCTCATCATCCTTGACGGTTGGGGCCTCCGCGAGGAGGCCGACCAGAACGCCGTGAAGCTGGCCGAACCGCCGGTCTTCACGAAGCTCTGGGCCACCTACCCGCACGCCACCCTGCAGGCCTCCGGTGAAGCGGTGGGCCTGCCAGCCGGGCAGATGGGCAACTCCGAGGTCGGCCACACCAACCTCGGCGCGGGGCGCACGGTCTACCAGGACCTGACGCGCATCGACAAGGCCATCAGTGACGGCACGTTCGCGCAGACCCCGGCGCTGCGTGCCGCCATCCAGGCCGCCATCGACAAGGGCACGGCCGTGCACCTGCTCGGCCTGCTGTCGGACGGCGGCGTGCACAGCCACCAGCAGCACCTCCACGCGCTGCTCCACCTGGCCAGGGACATGGGCGCGCCGAAGGTGTTCGTGCACGTGATCACCGACGGCCGCGACACCTCGCCGCAGGGCGGGCGCGGCTACGTGCGCGAGCTCGAGGCGGTGTGCGCCCAGACCGGCGCGCGCATCGCCAGCGTGTCCGGGCGCTACTACGCCATGGACCGCGACAAGCGCTGGGAGCGCGTCAAGCTCGCCTACGACGCCATCGTCACGGGGACGGCGCCCCAGGGCTCCACCGCCGGAGGGGTCATCGCCGAGGCGTACGACAAGGGGACGACCGACGAGTTCATCCTGCCGGCGACGCTGGTGGACGACCGGCGCCAGCCCATCGGCCCCATGGCCGACGGCGACTCGGTGATCTTCTTCAACTTCCGCGCCGACCGGGCCCGCCAGATCATCCGCGCGCTGCTCGCGGACGACTTCGACGGCTTCCCTACGGGCTCCCGCCCGAAGGTCCAGCTGACGACGTTCACCGAGTACGACGCGACGTACCCGTACCCGATCGCGTTCCCACCGCAGGCCGCCACGCAGTACTTCGGCGAGGTGCTGCAGGCGCACGGGCTCACCAACATGCGCCTGGCCGAGACGGAGAAGTACCCGCACGTCACGTACTTCTTCAACGGCGGCGTCGAGACGCCGTTCGCCGGCGAGGATCGCGTGCTGCTGCCGTCGCCGAAGGTGGCCACCTACGACCTGCAGCCGGAGATGAGCGCGTCAGGGGTCGCCGACGCGTTCGTCGACAGCGTGTCCAACCGCAAGCACGACGTCATCATCTGCAACTTCGCCAACCCGGACATGGTGGGACACACCGGGAGGCTCGACGCGGCGATCGCGGCGATCAAGGCCGTCGACGCGTGCCTGGGCCGCTGCATCGACGCCCTGCTCGCGGTCGGCGGCACGGCCATCGTCACGGCCGACCACGGCAACGCCGAGCAGATGTGGGACTACGAGCTGAACGCCCCGCACACGGCCCACACCACCAACCTGGTGCCCGTGATCCTGGTGGGGCCGGACACGGCGGGCAAGACGATCCACGACGGCGCGCTGACCGACGTGTCGCCGACGCTGCTGCACCTGCTGGGGCTGCCGCAGCCGGCGGAGATGACGGGGAAGAGCCTGATCGACTGA
- the eno gene encoding phosphopyruvate hydratase: MIIKQVIGREILDSRGNPTVEVDITLDSGAFGRAAVPSGASTGEREALELRDGDKGRYLGKGVRKAVANINGEIANAIVGKEFDQTSLDDTMIGLDGTEFKSRLGANALLGVSMAALHAGAAEKKVPLYEYIGALRHALAGGGAADLLPSPMMNILNGGAHADSSVDFQEFMVMPLGAPSFSEGLRWGAEIFHTLRGILKGRGLSTGVGDEGGFAPSLKSNQDALDVVMEAITKAGFKPGEQVWIALDTASSELYKDGQYVFKKSGSPTRTSEQMVELFTDWVRQYPICSIEDGLAENDWDGWKLMTQTLGDKVQLVGDDAFVTNPKILSEGIAYGICNSLLVKVNQIGTVTETLRAMKIAWDAGYTTIASHRSGETEDSTIADLAVGTRAGQIKTGSASRSDRTAKYNQLLRIEQELGSKAKYAGKSAIKQFKA; encoded by the coding sequence GTGATCATCAAGCAGGTCATCGGACGCGAGATTCTCGACTCGCGCGGCAATCCCACCGTCGAAGTCGACATCACCCTCGACAGCGGCGCCTTCGGGCGCGCGGCAGTGCCCTCGGGCGCGTCGACCGGCGAGCGCGAGGCGCTCGAGCTGCGCGACGGCGACAAGGGCCGCTACCTCGGGAAGGGCGTCCGGAAGGCGGTCGCCAACATCAACGGCGAGATCGCCAACGCCATCGTCGGCAAGGAGTTCGACCAGACCTCGCTCGACGACACGATGATTGGCCTCGACGGCACCGAGTTCAAGAGCCGCCTTGGCGCCAACGCGCTGCTCGGCGTGTCGATGGCGGCGCTGCACGCCGGCGCCGCCGAGAAGAAGGTGCCGCTGTACGAGTACATCGGCGCGCTGCGTCACGCGCTCGCCGGTGGCGGCGCGGCCGACCTGTTGCCGTCGCCGATGATGAACATCCTCAACGGCGGCGCCCACGCCGACAGCTCGGTGGACTTCCAGGAGTTCATGGTGATGCCGCTCGGCGCGCCCAGCTTCTCGGAGGGCCTGCGCTGGGGCGCCGAGATCTTCCACACGCTGCGCGGCATCCTGAAGGGCCGCGGCCTGTCGACCGGCGTCGGCGACGAGGGCGGCTTCGCGCCGAGCCTCAAGAGCAACCAGGACGCCCTCGACGTCGTGATGGAGGCAATCACGAAGGCCGGCTTCAAGCCGGGCGAGCAGGTGTGGATCGCGCTCGACACGGCGTCCAGCGAGCTGTACAAGGACGGCCAGTACGTGTTCAAGAAGTCGGGCTCGCCCACCCGCACCAGCGAGCAGATGGTCGAGCTGTTCACCGACTGGGTCCGCCAGTACCCGATCTGCTCGATCGAGGACGGCCTGGCCGAGAACGACTGGGACGGCTGGAAGCTGATGACCCAGACGCTCGGCGACAAGGTGCAGCTGGTGGGCGACGACGCCTTCGTGACCAACCCGAAGATCCTGAGCGAGGGCATCGCCTACGGCATCTGCAACTCGCTGCTGGTCAAGGTCAACCAGATCGGCACGGTCACCGAGACGCTCCGCGCGATGAAGATCGCCTGGGACGCCGGCTACACGACGATCGCCTCGCACCGCTCGGGCGAGACCGAGGACAGCACCATCGCCGACCTCGCCGTGGGCACCCGCGCCGGCCAGATCAAGACCGGCTCGGCCAGCCGCAGCGACCGTACGGCCAAGTACAACCAGCTGCTGCGCATCGAGCAGGAGCTGGGCAGCAAGGCCAAGTACGCCGGCAAGTCGGCCATCAAGCAGTTCAAGGCTTAG
- the glgC gene encoding glucose-1-phosphate adenylyltransferase, whose amino-acid sequence MLNDSLVIVLAGGVGERLFPLTKERAKPAVYFGGPYRIIDFTLSNCINAGLRRIFIVTQYKSLSLNRHIRMGWNVVAEELGEFIEILPPQKRVSDNWYLGTADAVYQNLYSVVREGPKRVVILSGDHIYKMDYSKMLRWHIDKGAAATVATYEVPVAEAARRFGVLQVDEEERVIGFEEKPAEPKPIPGMPGVALASMGIYVFEADLLIKALEEDAGKDASKHDFGKDILPSLIGHAPVYSYRFSDENKKAGKYWRDIGELDAYYEANMDLVQVSPEFNLYDPEWPIRTWMPQAPPAKFVFDDEGRRGHALDSIISSGVIVSGSSVRGSILCPNVRVHSYCDIDRSILMPGVRVGRHARIRNAIIDRDVFIPRGAVIGYNLEEDRKRHTVTAKGVVVVTTDDEPWIEPPVDTRRQQEQEADARGQH is encoded by the coding sequence ATGCTCAACGACTCGCTCGTGATCGTCCTGGCCGGAGGGGTGGGCGAACGCCTGTTCCCCCTGACGAAGGAACGCGCCAAGCCTGCGGTGTACTTCGGCGGTCCCTACCGCATCATCGACTTCACGCTCAGCAACTGCATCAATGCCGGCCTGCGCCGCATCTTCATCGTCACGCAGTACAAGAGCCTGTCGCTGAACCGCCACATCAGGATGGGCTGGAACGTCGTCGCGGAGGAACTCGGCGAGTTCATCGAGATCCTGCCGCCGCAGAAGCGCGTCAGCGACAACTGGTACCTCGGGACCGCCGACGCGGTGTACCAGAACCTCTACTCGGTGGTCCGCGAGGGCCCCAAGCGCGTCGTCATCCTCTCGGGCGATCACATCTACAAGATGGATTACTCGAAGATGCTGCGCTGGCACATCGACAAGGGGGCCGCGGCGACGGTGGCGACCTACGAGGTGCCCGTCGCCGAGGCGGCGCGGCGCTTCGGCGTGCTGCAGGTGGACGAGGAGGAGCGGGTCATCGGGTTCGAGGAGAAGCCGGCCGAGCCCAAGCCGATCCCCGGCATGCCGGGCGTGGCGCTCGCCTCGATGGGCATCTACGTCTTCGAGGCCGACCTGCTGATCAAGGCGCTCGAGGAGGACGCCGGCAAGGACGCCAGCAAGCACGACTTCGGCAAGGACATCCTGCCGTCGCTGATCGGCCACGCCCCGGTGTACTCCTACCGCTTCTCCGACGAGAACAAGAAGGCGGGCAAGTACTGGCGCGACATCGGCGAACTCGACGCCTACTACGAGGCCAACATGGACCTCGTGCAGGTGAGCCCGGAGTTCAACCTCTATGACCCGGAATGGCCGATCCGGACCTGGATGCCGCAGGCGCCGCCGGCCAAGTTCGTGTTCGACGACGAGGGGCGGCGCGGGCACGCGCTCGACTCGATCATCTCGTCGGGCGTGATCGTGTCGGGCAGCAGCGTGCGCGGCAGCATCCTGTGCCCCAACGTCCGCGTGCACAGCTACTGCGACATCGACCGGAGTATCCTGATGCCCGGGGTGCGCGTCGGTCGTCACGCCAGGATCCGCAACGCGATCATCGATCGCGACGTGTTCATCCCGCGCGGCGCGGTCATCGGGTACAACCTCGAGGAGGATCGGAAGCGGCACACCGTGACGGCCAAGGGGGTCGTGGTGGTGACCACCGACGACGAGCCCTGGATCGAGCCCCCCGTCGACACCAGGCGACAGCAGGAGCAGGAAGCCGACGCGCGCGGACAGCACTAA
- a CDS encoding TonB-dependent receptor, with product MTRSVTLTALALGLSLAPTADAQPLVQARAHTGPSSVAPGVALVAGRIEGVVTDERGAPLAGVAVSALGPDALFGVTDQSGRFVFSAVPVGTYLIRAQRAGYRASTREFVDVTPAASARHTVKLTRLSGTAPAAPPVASDSPTPVIAAGFGGGATIAPAPAAQAEGDDHEHSPRLWRLRHMKRSVLRETQGQLALDAIEEDLDWLDERLGAPTVEASARSTSSFFGDASLSGQIQFLTATAFDESGGEGTSWAQGPSGVAYATVGAPIGNTGAWSVRGAFGRGDMSSWIVAGNYLRPTEASHALDLGASFAAQNFSDDTPAALLSVPERSRVAGTIHAFDTWRLHRRAVVTYGSRYAYHDYLDRPTLLSPSASMSVSPFEKTWVRVAVTQQMLAPGAEEFDARNLSAFSVPPQRTFTSATAGGRLSAERTRHVEIGLERQIGQVLLNLRRFEQAVDNQLVTMFGTGPQGLGADLGHYVVANGGNVNAGGWVMGISQDAGPRFRGALEYTIARAEWFGAGDRGLIALMAPSADRTGRERIHDVTARVVTDIAESGTRVAATWKVNSAFSRRSPNLADAATDARFDVQVSQRLPFLSATGADWEFVVAVRNLFRDGEAVGSIYDELLVIRPPKRVVGGVLVKF from the coding sequence ATGACCCGATCGGTGACGCTGACGGCGCTCGCGCTCGGCCTGAGTCTCGCCCCCACGGCAGACGCGCAGCCGCTCGTGCAGGCACGCGCACACACAGGTCCGTCATCGGTGGCTCCTGGGGTCGCGCTCGTCGCTGGGCGCATCGAAGGCGTGGTCACCGATGAGCGCGGCGCGCCGCTTGCCGGCGTGGCCGTCTCGGCCCTCGGGCCCGACGCGCTGTTCGGGGTCACCGATCAGTCCGGGCGCTTCGTCTTCTCCGCCGTCCCGGTCGGCACGTACCTGATTCGCGCGCAGCGCGCCGGCTATCGCGCGTCGACGCGCGAGTTCGTCGACGTGACGCCCGCCGCCAGCGCCCGCCACACCGTCAAGCTCACCCGCCTGTCGGGCACCGCGCCGGCGGCGCCCCCGGTGGCCTCCGACAGCCCCACCCCGGTGATTGCCGCCGGATTCGGCGGCGGCGCCACGATCGCGCCCGCGCCTGCGGCCCAGGCCGAGGGCGACGATCACGAGCACTCGCCGCGCCTGTGGCGGCTGCGACACATGAAGCGCTCGGTCCTGCGCGAGACGCAGGGCCAGCTGGCGCTCGACGCCATCGAGGAGGATCTCGACTGGCTCGACGAGCGGCTCGGCGCGCCGACCGTCGAAGCCTCGGCCCGGAGCACGTCGTCGTTCTTCGGCGACGCCTCCCTGTCGGGCCAGATCCAGTTCCTCACCGCCACGGCCTTCGACGAGAGCGGTGGCGAGGGCACGTCCTGGGCGCAGGGCCCATCGGGCGTCGCCTATGCCACCGTCGGCGCGCCGATTGGCAACACGGGCGCGTGGTCGGTGCGCGGCGCCTTCGGCCGTGGCGACATGTCCTCGTGGATCGTCGCGGGCAACTACCTGCGCCCCACCGAGGCCAGCCACGCGCTCGACCTCGGGGCGTCGTTTGCAGCGCAGAACTTCTCCGACGACACGCCGGCCGCGCTCCTGAGCGTGCCCGAGCGCAGCCGCGTCGCCGGCACGATCCACGCCTTCGACACGTGGCGCCTGCATCGGCGTGCCGTGGTCACCTACGGCTCGCGCTACGCCTACCACGACTACCTCGATCGCCCGACGCTCCTCAGCCCGAGCGCATCGATGTCGGTCTCGCCCTTCGAGAAGACCTGGGTGCGCGTCGCGGTCACCCAGCAGATGCTCGCCCCCGGCGCCGAGGAGTTCGACGCCCGCAACCTGTCGGCGTTCTCGGTGCCGCCGCAGCGCACCTTCACGTCGGCGACCGCTGGCGGCCGCCTCAGCGCGGAGCGCACACGGCACGTCGAGATTGGTCTCGAGCGGCAGATCGGGCAGGTGCTGCTCAACCTGCGCCGCTTCGAGCAGGCCGTCGACAACCAGCTGGTCACCATGTTCGGCACCGGCCCGCAGGGCCTCGGCGCCGACCTGGGCCACTACGTCGTCGCCAACGGGGGCAACGTCAACGCCGGCGGCTGGGTGATGGGCATCTCGCAGGACGCCGGGCCGCGCTTCCGCGGCGCGCTCGAGTACACCATCGCGAGGGCCGAATGGTTCGGCGCTGGCGATCGCGGCCTCATCGCGCTGATGGCGCCGTCGGCCGACCGCACGGGACGCGAGCGGATCCACGACGTCACCGCGCGGGTGGTCACCGACATCGCCGAGTCGGGGACGCGCGTGGCGGCGACCTGGAAGGTCAATTCCGCCTTCTCGCGTCGCAGCCCCAACCTGGCCGACGCGGCCACCGACGCGCGCTTCGACGTGCAGGTCTCGCAGCGACTGCCGTTCCTCAGCGCCACCGGCGCCGACTGGGAGTTCGTGGTCGCGGTCCGCAACCTGTTCCGCGACGGCGAGGCGGTGGGCTCCATCTACGACGAACTCCTCGTCATCCGTCCGCCCAAGCGCGTCGTCGGCGGCGTCCTCGTCAAGTTCTAG